The Comamonas sp. lk genome contains the following window.
TCGACCGCTTCTACAGAGCCGACCCCTCCAGAGCGCACCCTGCCGCCGAAGGCAGCGGCTTGGGCCTGGCCATTACCCGTGCCATCGTCGAAGCCCACGGAGGCCGGATCAGCGCCACCTCCGCCAATGGACGAACGCGCTTTGCCATGAGCTTTCCTCTTGGCGACGCAAAGTCTTGAGCAGCTCTTCAAGACCTCGTCAATATTTCACATCAAGACCCACATCAAGCTCTTGATCTGAAAGCCAGCCAGCAAGAGCAGGGGCTCCCTGCTCTTGCCCTCGCCTCTCAAGAACGGCACTGCAGTCTGTCCTTGGGCTCTGGCAGACCGCGGCAACAGCCTATCCAGTCATGCCGAGTCTGCTATCAAGCTGAAGATAAATGACAGCAATATCATCGTGCTGTCCCGATTCTGTTGGGTGCGGTTTTCTACGATGAAGCCATCTCCTCATCACCTTGCCAAAGCATGGGCGATGCAGGTTTCATCCACTTCCATCAGGAGCTGCACCATGTCCCAACGTCATCTGTCCATCTCTTTGCTGCTTGCCAACGCTGCCGCCGTGGTGGCTCTGAGTCTGCCCGGCATGGCATCTGCCGCCTATGAGCACCCGGCCAACAATGAAAAAGGAGTGATCGTCCATCCCGGACACTTCGTCAGCCAGAAGACACGCGCCCAAGTCAGGGCGGAAACTGAAGCCGCCATGCGCGAAGGCCGTTTGTCATACGGCGAAAGCAACTACCCCCTGACTTCTCGCACGCCCCAGGGAGCCGGCAAAACGCGTGAAGAAGTGATCAGGGAATTGCTCAATGAAACGCCGGCACAGCGCGACGCACGTAATCGGGCGATGGGAGGATAAAACCAGGGCTGCACCCTAGGTGCAGTCCGGTTTTACTCCTTGTTTGAGTGCGCAAAAAAAGAGCCACAGATCTGTGGCTCTTTTTTCTAGCGACGCCATGCAACACTGGCTCGCTGCGAGCCTGGAATTTTTAAGAATGCATCAAGTGCGCAGAGCCAGTGCCTGTACTCAGAAGCGGTGCCGCACACCCGCCAGCAGGCTGGTGCCAGAGGAGTTGGGAATGGCCATGCTCACACGGTCGTACATGACTACGGCATAGACATCGGTGCGCTTGGACAGGAAGTGGTCGTAGCCCAGGCTGACGGTGGTGCGTGTGCCGCTGGCATTGCCCTGCTCTGCCTTGGTTCTTGCAGCCGCTGCCTTGAAGGTACCGGGCGTGCCGCGTACCGGCACATCCAGGCCCAGAGAATAGGTGCTGTTCTTGCGATCCTGATCCTTGACCTTGGCCTGACCGTAAGTGGCATAGAGCTTGGCCACGCTGAAGTCATAGCTGCCGCCTACCATCCAGTCGGACTTGGTCGGCATCACGGCCAAAGAAACCGGGTTGCTGATCTGAGCACGTTCGTAGAAAGCCACCAGACTCAGCGGACCGCCAAAATACAGAGCGTTCAAACCCACGTTTTTCTTGCTCTTGTCGCCCTGGCTGCTTTTCTCACCAAACTGATAGTGCAGATTGGCCTTGAGCCCGCCAAAGCTGGGCGTGGTGTAAACGATTTGATTGCTCCAGCC
Protein-coding sequences here:
- a CDS encoding DUF4148 domain-containing protein, whose translation is MSQRHLSISLLLANAAAVVALSLPGMASAAYEHPANNEKGVIVHPGHFVSQKTRAQVRAETEAAMREGRLSYGESNYPLTSRTPQGAGKTREEVIRELLNETPAQRDARNRAMGG
- a CDS encoding porin, with protein sequence MKAVSMSLCAAALSCLGLQAQAQSQVQLTGMVDAYAGSMKLAGQERVASVGSGGLTTSWWGMKGTEDLGGGLKADFNLTAFMRVDTGSMGRFDADPFFARDANVGLSGSFGRVGLGRDKAPNFLPTILTNPFGDSFTVSPLVLHANMTTAAWGAGNLTTSSDTGWSNQIVYTTPSFGGLKANLHYQFGEKSSQGDKSKKNVGLNALYFGGPLSLVAFYERAQISNPVSLAVMPTKSDWMVGGSYDFSVAKLYATYGQAKVKDQDRKNSTYSLGLDVPVRGTPGTFKAAAARTKAEQGNASGTRTTVSLGYDHFLSKRTDVYAVVMYDRVSMAIPNSSGTSLLAGVRHRF